The DNA window CAGGGGGTGCCTCGCCGGCATCTCCCCGCGGAATCCGCGGGCGAGCATCGCCCCGTGGATCCGTTCCGCCCGCTCCACGGTCCGTACGAGAAGCTCCCCGGCCAGCCGCGCGAACAGGCGGAGGGGGATTCTCCCGCCCCCGAACGACCGGGACTCCCGGGCCCGGACCATGCGGGAGGCCTCGTCCAGCAGGACGAACAGGTACCGGTAGAGAAGCAGGAGCTGGGTGACGAAGAGATCCGGGAACCCGAGACGGTTGAGCGCATGGCAGATCCCGGGAAACGAGGTCGTCGCGATCAGCAGGAGCGCCGCGCTGATCGACAGGGAGAACTTCAGCAGGATCGAGGCGAAGGAGAGCCACCCCGCGGCCACCGCGATCCCCGGGGCGATCGCCACAGTCCCGCGGTCGAGCAGCGGGTTGAAGATCCCCACGAACAGGGCGAACGGGGAGACGGCGGCCACCTTGCGGGCGATCAGTCCCCCGGGGATGTCGCCCAGGACCGCGAACAGCACGGGGAAGAGGAAGAGGGGAAGGAGGGACAGGATGTCGTACTTGGGAAAGGAGACCACGGTCGTGACGAAGAGAAGCGTGGCGATCACCTTCGCCCGGGGGTCGAGGCGGTGGACCGCGGTGTCCCGGTACGAGAGGCGGTCCAGGCGGTCCAGGCTCAGGTACTCCTCGAGAAATCGCACGGCCCGCTCCTATCCCGGCGTCCGGGC is part of the Deltaproteobacteria bacterium GWC2_65_14 genome and encodes:
- a CDS encoding cobalt ECF transporter T component CbiQ is translated as MRFLEEYLSLDRLDRLSYRDTAVHRLDPRAKVIATLLFVTTVVSFPKYDILSLLPLFLFPVLFAVLGDIPGGLIARKVAAVSPFALFVGIFNPLLDRGTVAIAPGIAVAAGWLSFASILLKFSLSISAALLLIATTSFPGICHALNRLGFPDLFVTQLLLLYRYLFVLLDEASRMVRARESRSFGGGRIPLRLFARLAGELLVRTVERAERIHGAMLARGFRGEMPARHPLSMRKADAAFLAATAALLLVVRLLPVPETVGRFARSLFA